The following are encoded together in the Culex pipiens pallens isolate TS chromosome 1, TS_CPP_V2, whole genome shotgun sequence genome:
- the LOC120423152 gene encoding uncharacterized protein LOC120423152 isoform X5, which produces MERYSPWGRKGGGAPNDSIRMRNIQLQGLYPESKNQNPVSHAPRGRHVRHQLPPSPPKPRQDLRNPVTMSRPAKGVSAGGGGAPLRSASGQIVTGFTDDPIISFNDANRYHVDNELRYKTTPAQKQTYKAELDRIVAEKENRNRKARSCEGEGKANGGPWGKPGPGGKPWRPPKNVGHNFMKSMGWTNKETLQDLDIDIVTKMQRQLEEENKYLKKFSNCCSRCVCQCVSNSLDPPTGPGSAQMPRSIVSPPKAAFLTPPATAPSGGGGGGGGGGGGYEPNPSTDKITDRRVPRLCQQSQQTTPGRAPVVRKGGARAAPPTRNCMITGGVELVPLLAKRRSQPRPISLGTTDVTKIDKYSSNGKFYATHPNEDPAYLHELCSQMDQKQHRTENSRAAEFETSRQHFETWSTFWGRPGHGAPLPNKNKLNLDNLLYAAPR; this is translated from the exons ATGGAGCGCTACTCGCCGTGGGGCCGGAAGGGGGGCGGTGCCCCCAACGACTCGATCCGGATGCGGAACATCCAGCTGCAGGGACTGTATCCGGAGTCGAAAAAT CAAAATCCCGTTTCGCACGCTCCCCGTGGCCGCCACGTGCGCCATCAACTTCCGCCATCCCCTCCGAAACCCCGCCAGGACCTGCGGAATCCGGTCACGATGAGTCGGCCGGCGAAGGGGGTGAGCGCGGGCGGAGGAGGAGCGCCACTGCGGAGTGCCTCGGGGCAGATTGTGACGGGATTCACGGACGACCCGATCATCAGCTTTAACGACGCCAACCGGTACCACGTGGACAACGAGTTGCGCTACAAGACGACCCCGGCCCAGAAGCAAACGTACAAGGCGGAACTGGACCGGATCGTGGCCGAGAAGGAGAACCGGAACCGGAAGGCGAGGAGCTGTGAGGGGGAGGGAAAGGCG AATGGTGGACCTTGGGGGAAACCTGGCCCGGGAGGTAAACCTTGGAGACCTCCGAAGAACGTTGGCCACAACTTTATGAAATCAATG GGCTGGACCAACAAGGAAACCCTCCAGGACCTGGACATCGACATCGTAACGAAAATGCAGCGCCAGCTCGAGGAAGAGAACAAGTACCTGAAAAAGTTCTCAAACTGCTGCTCGCGGTGCGTGTGCCAGTGCGTAAGCAATAGTCTGGACCCCCCAACCGGTCCCGGCAGCGCCCAAATGCCCCGCTCGATTGTGAGCCCTCCGAAGGCGGCCTTCCTCACACCGCCAGCAACGGCTCCCAGCGGTGGCGGCGgaggcggaggaggaggagggggaGGTTACGAGCCGAATCCTTCGACGGACAAAATCACGGACCGGCGGGTTCCCCGTCTGTGCCAGCAAAGTCAGCAGACGACTCCGGGGCGGGCCCCGGTTGTCCGAAAGGGTGGAGCTCGTGCCGCTCCTCCGACCCGGAACTGCATGATAACGGGCGGGGTGGAACTGGTTCCGTTGCTGGCCAAACGGCGCTCCCAGCCGCGTCCGATTAGCCTGGGGACCACCGACGTTACCAAGATCGATAAGTACAGCTCCAATGG TAAATTTTACGCCACCCACCCGAACGAGGATCCCGCTTACCTGCACGAGCTTTGCAGCCAGATGGACCAGAAGCAGCACCGGACGGAGAACTCGCGGGCGGCCGAGTTCGAAACGAGCCGGCAGCACTTTGAAACGTGGTCCACCTTCTGGGGCCGGCCCGGCCACGGGGCACCGCTTCCCAACAAGAACAAGCTTAACTTGGACAATCTGCTTTACGCAGCACCACGGTAA
- the LOC128092352 gene encoding uncharacterized protein LOC128092352 isoform X3: protein MSFGISTWSHLDVITFLLRKANPLCGQLSFRGQVADDRERPGVVERRIFFVANIPAVAEMLMNENVPGVNELWFDFHQSTPGVRLAAIFRTFYSSATKHSIERKIGRKEEPHPVLFDHQHHDHEWKVGQVEDVRLVHTRAVRDHIVHNRASTGCCSKNLGRCLIPWWRGKYCAASKIWPVYMVERLYYE from the exons ATGTCATTTGGAATTTCCACTTGGAGCCATTTGGATGTC ATAACATTTTTGCTGCGAAAGGCAAATCCGCTTTGTGGCCAACTCTCCTTCCGTGGCCAAGTTGCTGATGATCGAGAACGACCCGGTGTAGTAGAGCGGCGCATTTTCTTCGTGGCCAACATTCCCGCCGTGG CCGAGATGCTGATGAACGAAAACGTCCCGGGAGTGAACGAG CTCTGGTTCGATTTTCACCAATCAACGCCGGGAGTTCGATTAGCTGCGATATTCAGGACTTTTTATTCCTCGGCCACGAAACATTCGATCGAGAGGAAGATTGGCCGCAAGGAGGAACCACACCCGGTCCTTTTCGATCATCAGCACCACGACCACGAATGGAAGGTTGGCCAGGTAGAAGATGTTCGCCTCGTCCACACTCGGGCTGTTCGCGATCATATCGTCCACAACCGAGCATCCACCGGATGCTGCTCGAAGAATTTGGGACGTTGCTTGATTCCGTGGTGGCGCGGAAAATACTGCGCTGCGTCGAAAATCTGGCCTGTTTACATGGTAGAACGACTTTATTACGAATAA
- the LOC128092352 gene encoding uncharacterized protein LOC128092352 isoform X2 — protein MSFGISTWSHLDVITFLLRKANPLCGQLSFRGQVADDRERPGVVERRIFFVANIPAVAKIRMITNDPGVEEVRILFVANLPSVTEMLMNENVPGVNELWFDFHQSTPGVRLAAIFRTFYSSATKHSIERKIGRKEEPHPVLFDHQHHDHEWKVGQVEDVRLVHTRAVRDHIVHNRASTGCCSKNLGRCLIPWWRGKYCAASKIWPVYMVERLYYE, from the exons ATGTCATTTGGAATTTCCACTTGGAGCCATTTGGATGTC ATAACATTTTTGCTGCGAAAGGCAAATCCGCTTTGTGGCCAACTCTCCTTCCGTGGCCAAGTTGCTGATGATCGAGAACGACCCGGTGTAGTAGAGCGGCGCATTTTCTTCGTGGCCAACATTCCCGCCGTGGCCAAGATTCGGATGATCACAAACGACCCGGGTGTGGAAGAG GTGCGCATCCTCTTCGTGGCCAACCTTCCTTCCGTGACCGAGATGCTGATGAACGAAAACGTCCCGGGAGTGAACGAG CTCTGGTTCGATTTTCACCAATCAACGCCGGGAGTTCGATTAGCTGCGATATTCAGGACTTTTTATTCCTCGGCCACGAAACATTCGATCGAGAGGAAGATTGGCCGCAAGGAGGAACCACACCCGGTCCTTTTCGATCATCAGCACCACGACCACGAATGGAAGGTTGGCCAGGTAGAAGATGTTCGCCTCGTCCACACTCGGGCTGTTCGCGATCATATCGTCCACAACCGAGCATCCACCGGATGCTGCTCGAAGAATTTGGGACGTTGCTTGATTCCGTGGTGGCGCGGAAAATACTGCGCTGCGTCGAAAATCTGGCCTGTTTACATGGTAGAACGACTTTATTACGAATAA
- the LOC128092352 gene encoding uncharacterized protein LOC128092352 isoform X1, with amino-acid sequence MLMNENVPGVNEVRILVVANLPAAAKFLMIENDPRVDEVNIFFVANLPSVAKLLIIENDPGVDEVRNFIVANHPAVAKIRMITNDPGVEEVRILFVANLPSVTEMLMNENVPGVNELWFDFHQSTPGVRLAAIFRTFYSSATKHSIERKIGRKEEPHPVLFDHQHHDHEWKVGQVEDVRLVHTRAVRDHIVHNRASTGCCSKNLGRCLIPWWRGKYCAASKIWPVYMVERLYYE; translated from the exons ATGCTGATGAACGAAAACGTCCCGGGAGTGAACGAAGTGCGCATTCTCGTCGTGGCCAACCTTCCCGCCGCGGCCAAGTTTTTGATGATCGAGAACGACCCGAGAGTGGACGAGGTGAACATCTTCTTCGTGGCCAACCTTCCATCCGTGGCCAAGTTGCTGATAATCGAGAACGACCCGGGTGTGGATGAGGTGCGCAATTTCATCGTGGCCAACCATCCCGCCGTGGCCAAGATTCGGATGATCACAAACGACCCGGGTGTGGAAGAGGTGCGCATCCTCTTCGTGGCCAACCTTCCTTCCGTGACCGAGATGCTGATGAACGAAAACGTCCCGGGAGTGAACGAG CTCTGGTTCGATTTTCACCAATCAACGCCGGGAGTTCGATTAGCTGCGATATTCAGGACTTTTTATTCCTCGGCCACGAAACATTCGATCGAGAGGAAGATTGGCCGCAAGGAGGAACCACACCCGGTCCTTTTCGATCATCAGCACCACGACCACGAATGGAAGGTTGGCCAGGTAGAAGATGTTCGCCTCGTCCACACTCGGGCTGTTCGCGATCATATCGTCCACAACCGAGCATCCACCGGATGCTGCTCGAAGAATTTGGGACGTTGCTTGATTCCGTGGTGGCGCGGAAAATACTGCGCTGCGTCGAAAATCTGGCCTGTTTACATGGTAGAACGACTTTATTACGAATAA